Part of the Gramella sp. Hel_I_59 genome, TGCTACCGATGAGGTTCATATAAGACAGATCATAGAGACCTATAATATTAAGGAAGTTTACCTGATGGCTGCGATGCTTAGTGCTACTGCAGAAAAAGCTCCTAAGAAGGCCTGGGATCTTAATATGAATTCACTTTTCCATATTCTTGATTTTGCCAAGGAAGGTTTGATCGATAAGATCTTCTGGCCTTCCAGTATTGCTGTATTTGGGCCAACCACTCCAAAGGACAATACCCCACAGATTACTGCAATGGAACCTACCACGGTTTATGGAATTAGCAAGCAAACTGGTGAACGCTGGTGTGAGTACTATCATCAAAAATTTGGTGTGGATGTTAGAAGCATCAGGTATCCTGGTATCATTAGTTATAAAACCCTTCCGGGTGGCGGAACTACAGATTATGCGATCGAGATCTTCCATGAAGCCCTAAAGCAAAATGCATACACCAGTTTCCTGGATAAAGATGCGGCATTACCAATGATGTATATGGATGATGCGATCAAAGCTACAGTGGAAATTATGCAAGCTCCTTCGGAAGCTATTAAAGTAAGATCATCTTATAATCTTGCTGCGATAAGTTTTACGCCTGAAATATTAGCGGCAAACATTAGTAAGCATCTACCGGATTTTAAAATTTCTTACGATCCAGATTTCAGACAGGCTATTGCCGCGTCATGGCCATCAAGCATTGATGATTCATCGGCAAGACAGGATTGGGGTTGGGATCATGAATTCGATCTTGATAAAATGACCAAAACTATGCTAAAAGGGGTAGGACAAACTACAGAGCAAACTCATTAAATAACAAAAGCCGCTTTACAGCGGCTTTTTACTTTTTTGATTGGAAAAACTAATTACTCAACGATGCGAACATCTGTTGCGTTAACTCCTTTTTTCCCTTCAGTTTCTTCGTATTCTACTCGATCGCCTTCCTGAATAGTTTCACCATTCAAACCGGTAATGTGTACGAAAATGTCTCTTTTGGTGTCGTCATTTGTAATGAACCCATAACCTTTAGATTCATTGAAAAATTTTACTGTGCCTTGCATAATAATGATAATTAATAAAGAACAAACATAACAGTAAAATTTTTAGAATCTACTGGAAATCAGAATTTTTTGGGATTTTTGTAACTTTTAAAGTCGGTCAATTCCCTTGTCCCGCATTTTTTTCATGTTCTTTTCAGAAAGGGTATAGTCTTCTAATTTCTTGCCTCGCCATCTTACTACAAGGAAAATTGGCATTAGAATAAAGGCACTTGCCAGTACGGCAATTCCTATGATTCTGTCGCCGGTAAGTGTATCATCATTTAACCTGAAATAGAATCCTACACCTACTGCTATTAGAATAGCTATCACCAATAATTTCATAAATATCTTCATACTATACAGTAACTTCAATTAATTTCTGCCTATAGGCAGTTAACAATTTTGATTTGGAGATAAACCCGATATATTTTCCCTCACGAACAACCGGTAAGTTCCAGGCATTACTTTCCTGGAATTTTCGCATGATCTCCTTCATTCGGTCATTTTCAATGTCTATGATTTCCGGAGCCTGCTGCATGATCTCCTGCACCTTGACTTCATTATATAATTTTTCATTGAACATGATAGATCGTATATCATCTAGTAATATGATACCCATAAAATTCCGATTTTCATCAATAACAGGGAAAATATTACGTGAGGATTTCATCACTCCGTCATGGATAACATTTCCCAGGTTCATATCAATTTCCAGGGCGATAAAATTCTTTTCTACTACGCGACTAATGTTCATAAGTGTCAAAACCGTCTGATCTTTGTCATGCGTTAAAAGGTCACCACGTCTTGCCAGCTCCATGGTATACACAGAATGAGGTTCAAACTTAGTTGTGATCAAATAGGAAATAGCCGCAGTGATCATAAGCGGAATAAAAAGTTCGTACCCATGGGTAAGTTCAGCAATAAGGAAAATAGCGGTTAGTGGTGCGTGCAACACTCCGGCCATAAGTCCGGCCATTCCTACCAATGTAAAATTACTTACTGAGATCTCATTCCTGAAAATACCAAGATTGTTCACGACTAACGCGAAACAGTGTCCCATAGCGCTACCCATAAACATTACTGGTGCAAAGATCCCTCCAACACCGCCGGCACTAAAAGTCAATGCTGAAGCGATGATCTTAAAGATGACCAGACCTGCAAGCAAAATAATGACCACCCAGATATTCTCAAGGTAAGCGTTGAATAAATTTGTTCCCAGGGCTTCGAGATAATTTTCCTGCAAGAGGTTGTTGATCACGTTATAACCTTCACCATATAATGGAGGTATAAAATAAATAAGAACTCCCAGTCCCAATCCGGCAAAAATGAGCCTGACAAAAGGAGAGGTTATTTTAGCGAGCAGTTTGGTAGTACCAAAATAGATACGGGAAAAATATACCGAAAATGCTGCTGCTACGACACCCAGCACCAAATAATAAGGCACTTCAGAAATTGTAAATTGATCCTCTAAAGTGAAAGGTAAAATAATCTGACTTCCGAAGAAAAAATAGGAAGTAAGTATAGCAGATACCGAAGCAATTAGCAGCGGCAGGAGGGAAGCCAGCGTTAAATCAAGACTGAAAACTTCCACGGCAAAAATGATCGCGGCAATTGGAGCTTTAAAGATACTGGACATTGCACCTGCTGCGGCGCATCCAATAAGTAAGGTCCTGGATGCCTGATTCATCAAAAATATACGCGAAATATTAGAGCCCAGAGAAGCACCGGTCGCCACGGTTGGGCCTTCCAGTCCAACCGAGCCTCCAAAACCAACCGTAATAGGCGCGGTAATTAGAGACGCGTACATCTGGAATCTTTTCATTATGCCCTTCTTACGAGAAATGGCGTATAAAGTAGTTGGAATTCCATGCCCAACCTTTTGTCGCAATACAAATTTAATGATGAGGTACACGATCAAAAGACCAAGCACCGGAAATATGAAGTAGAATGCATCATGGTAATTGGCCACAAATTCCCCTTCAAGCAAACTCTGGATAAGGTGCGTGAGGTTTTTGATCATCACCGCAAAGAGCCCGGCAACAAATCCAATGACCGCGCTTAGGAACATGAGGAACTGTCGATGAGAAAGATTCTTCGATTTCCAGGTTAGGAATCTGTGCAATAAGGTTTTACTAATATTTGCCACCGCTAGTTAATTACCGGATGAAGATAAAAAATCCCGCAATACGCGGGATTAATTATTTATGATTTCAACTGAAGATGTAAATCTGTGAGTTGTTGTTCATCGAGTTTCGCTGGAGCATCGATCATCACGTCTCTTCCAGAGTTATTCTTTGGAAATGCAATGTAATCCCGAATACTTTCCTGTCCGCCAAGAATGGCTACCAGTCTGTCGAATCCAAAAGCGATCCCACCATGTGGAGGTGCTCCGTATTGGAAAGCATCCATTAGAAAGCCAAATTGCTCTTCGGCTTCTTCCGGAGTGAATCCAAGGTATTTGAACATTTGCGACTGAGTTTCTTTATCATGTATCCTGATAGAACCTCCGCCAATCTCATTTCCATTAAGTACAAGATCATACGCGTTTGCACGAACTTTCCCAGGATCTGTTTCAAGTAGTGCGAAATCTTCTTTCTTCGGACTCGTAAATGGATGGTGCATTGCGTGGAATCTTTCAGTATCCTCATCCCATTCAAGAAGAGGGAAATCTACTACCCACAAAGGTGCAAATTCATCAGATTTTCTAAGTCCCATTTCATTACCAAGATGCATTCTTAATGCACTTAACTGACTTCTTGTTTTATCAACATCACCAGCCATCACGAGTATGAGATCTCCAGGTTTAGCTGAAGAAGCTTCCGCCCAGGCTTTCAAGTCTTCCTGAGAGTAAAATTTGTCTACTGAAGATTTTAAACTTCCATCTTCATTATATTTTGCCCAAACCAATCCAGTGGCACCAATTTGAGGTCTTTTAACCCATGATATAAGTTTGTCGATCTCTTTACGCGTAAAAGAAGCGGCGCCCGGAACGGCTATCCCAACAACCAATTCCTGTTGATCAAAAACATTAAACCCTTTATTCTTGGCTACATCATCGAGTTCGGCAAATTCCATCCCAAAACGAATGTCTGGTTTGTCATTCCCATATTTGCGCATAGCGTCTGCATAAGTCATTCTTGGGAATTCGTTCACTTCTACATTGCGAATTTCCTTCAGCAAATGCCTGGTCAAACCTTCAAATATATTCAGGATATCTTCCTGTTCCACAAAAGCCATTTCGCAATCGATCTGTGTGAATTCAGGTTGACGATCTGCTCTTAGATCTTCATCACGAAAACATTTTACGATCTGGAAATACTTATCCATCCCGCCTACCATAAGCAACTGCTTAAAAGTTTGCGGTGATTGGGGAAGTGCGTAAAACTGACCTTCGTTCATTCGGCTAGGTACTACAAAGTCACGGGCACCTTCAGGAGTGGATTTAATAAGGTATGGAGTTTCTACTTCAATAAAGCCAGCATTAGAAAGATAGTTTCTTACCTTCATTCCTACCTGGTGTCGAAACATTAATTTATTCTGAACTGGTTTTCTACGAATATCCAGATAGCGATATTTCATTCTAAGATCTTCACCACCATCGGTTTCATCTTCAATAGTAAAAGGTGGTGTTTTTGAAGTATTCAAAATTTTGAAATCCTGTACTAGTAATTCGATCTCCCCAGTAGGAATGTTAGGATTTTTTGCTTCACGCTCGATCACTTCCCCGGTTACCTGGATCACGAATTCACGAGCAAGATTACCTGCTTTCTGCATTAGTTCTTCAGAAGAACGCTCTTCATCAAAAATCAATTGCGTAAGACCATAGCGATCACGAAGATCCACCCAAATCATAAAACCTTTGTTCCTGACTTTTTGCACCCATCCGGAAAGGGTTACTGTATTTCCAATATGTTCGGCATTTAGTTCGCCGCAGGTATGACTTCTGTACATGAATTCTTTAAATTTTGAATGGGCACAAAAGTAAGAAGTTAAACAGTTTTACTGAATCTTTTCTACATGAAAATTCATTTAAAGTTGCCTGATATTAACTTTGGTTATTTGTGTAAAACTCTGCTTAACAGATGAATAAAATCCCAATGTTAATTTAACGTTACCAAAACAAGTCTAAAAGGTAAACTTTTCGTATATTCGTGATGTAAACGTTAATACCGCAAGAGAGATGAAGACTTTGAAAAATATGTTAGTAGCAGCAGTTCTGGCAACAGGAACCGTTGCAATGGCGCAGGATAATGATCCAAAACCCGCTTTTGAGAAGCAGGGTGAATTAATTAAAGGAACATTTTATTATGAAGATGGAAATATTAGACAGGAAGGTACGTACAAGGACGGCAGACTCCACGGAGAATGGATTTCTTACAACAAAGACGGTGAGAAGACGGCCATCGCCAATTACGAAAATGGCCAGAAAGATGGAAAATGGTTCTTCTGGACTGAAGATAAACTTACTGAAGTGGACTATAAAGATAGCGTGATCGCTAGCGTAAATAGCTGGAAAAGCGAAAGCTCTCTTGTTAGTAATGACTAATAATTTTAAGTACGAATAAAAAAACCCGAAGCAAAAGCTTCGGGTTTTTTGTTTGTATTTATTTGAACTTACCTAGTTCGTAGTTTCAATCCTGTTTGAGTTTTCAACTTCTTCCGAAGAGGTTCTTTTTGAATGAACCCACATTTTGATCCTTATCGCGATATAAAACAATAATGGAACAATGATTAAAGTAAGGAAAGTTGCTACGATCAAACCGTAGATCACTGTCCAGGCCAGAGGTCCCCAGAATATCACGTTATCTCCACCAAAGTAGATGTTCGCGTCAAACTCACTGAATAAACTGAAAAAGTCAAGGTTTAGTCCGATTGCCAGCGGAATCAAACCAAGAATAGTTGTGATCGCAGTAAGCAATACTGGTCTTAAACGTGCTTTTCCAGATCTAATGATCGTTTTCAAGAGTTCGTCCTGTGGAAGGTATTCAGATTCTGGTATTCCAAGACGCAGTTTCTTCCTGTCAATCAAGAGCTGTGCATAATCGAGCAGTACCACCCCGTTATTTACCACAATACCCGCGAGAGAAATAATTCCCATCATCGTCATCATGATCACGAAGGCTGAACCGCTAATGACAATTCCTCCAAATACTCCAATAAAACTCAGGAAAATAGCGATCATAATGATCAATGGTTTCGAGATAGAGTTAAACTGGAAGATCAGGATCAGGAATATGAGTCCCAGTCCGCTGAAGAATGCACCTACAAGAAACGCCTGTTGCTTATTTTGCTCTTCTATCTGCCCGGTATAATCTACCTTGATCTCATCTGGCACGCCATCAAAATTCCGCATTTCATTCTGGATTTGCGCAACGGCTGCACCAGCATCTGTATACCCTGGAGATAAAACAGAATAAATCGTAACAACTCTCCTGGTATCCCTGTGCTTAATTGCACTAAACCCAGATTTATTACTTTTCGTAGTTACTGCTGAAACGGGTATTTCTCTTAACTGACCCTTATTATTTCTGAAAGTGATTGTTTGATTAAACAAGGCGCTGTTATCATATCTGGAATCCTCGTCGAATCTTACATAAATATCATAATCTTCGCCACCTTCTTTGTACACACCAGCTTTTGTTCCAAAGATGGAATTTCTAAGTTGTTGTCCAACCTGCCCGGCACTTACTCCTAATTCACCAGCTTTTTCCCGGTCAACTTCTACCACCATCGACGGTTTGTCTTTATTCACATCGATCTTCAACTCGTCTATTGCAGGAATGTTCTTAGTGTTTATATATTCACGCATTTGCTCTGCAGTCGCGATCAATTGATCATAATCTTCACCTTCCAATTCAATATTAATAGGAGGACCGGCAGGAGGACCATTCTGATCTTTTTCTACGGAAATCAAAACTCCCGGGTAAACTCCGTCCAGAGATTCCTGAACCTTTTGTCTCAAAACCTCACTGTCCTTTCCGCGGCGGTATTTGTACTCCCTCATAGAGGCTGTGATCTTACCTTTATGTGGCATTTCAGCCGCAGAACCACCATCGGTTTGTGGATTCCCGGCACCTTCACCAACCTGGGAAACGGCACTTTCGACCATAAAGTTATAACCGTCGTCCATATACTCATCACTGTTGAGTACTTTGTAAACCCTTTCTTCGATCTCCTTCGTGATCGCATTGGTCTTCTCAATATCGGTACCTTCAGGATATTCGATATATACGATGATCTGGTTCGGTTTGTTATCAGGAAAGAATTCAACCTTGGTTCTTTGAGATCCCAGTGAAGCACCAAAACCTACAAAAGCGACGATCAACATTAAAAAGGTAGCTCCAACGATCCAGTAAGGGCGTTTGTTTTTAAACGATGCGGTTAGGCGTCTTTCGTACCAGTTCTCAAGTTTTACCAATGAACTTTTCTGAAATTTATTCGCCATTCTTCGAAGAAATAACCTGTAGATCCATACCATGATCGCTGTAAAGATCATCAATGAACCAAGCGCAGCATATTCTCCACCAAATAAAAATATGAGCAGACCAATTCCTGCAATGATTAAAGAAACCCTAATAATGGTTTTCAATGGCATATTTTTATCCTCTGTTTTCATGAATTGAGAAACCAGAACCGAATTGAAAAATATTGCTACGACCAGTGAAGACCCCAGTACGACCGATAGTGTTATGGGGAAATAGATCATGAACTGTCCCATTAGTCCCGGCCATAATCCCAGCGGAATAAAGGCGGCAACCGTAGTTGCTGTAGAGATAATAATAGGAAATGCAATTTCACCAATACCTTCTTTCGCTGCATCCACGCGGCTCATTCCTTCCTCGTCCATAAGTCGGTAGACATTCTCGACTACCACAATTCCGTTATCAACCAGCATTCCAAGTCCCATGATCAATCCAAAAAGGATCATTGTATTCATGGTGTATCCTAACTGGTTCAGGATCATTAATGACATGAACATGGACATTGGAATTGCAAAACCAACGAAGAGTGCATTTTTAAATCCTAAGAAGAACATTAGCACCGTCACAACCAGGATGATCCCGAAAATTATGTTATTTACCAGGTCATCAACCTGACCAATGGTCTTTGAAGATTGATCATTAGTAATACTTACATTTAGGTTAGTTGGAAATACTTCAGCTTTTGCTTTTTCAACGATAAGTTCGATCTGCTCTGCAGCAGCAACCATATTTTTACCTGAACGTTTCTTTACATCCAGCATTACCACCTGCTCACCAAACTCACGGGCGTAGGTGGTCTTTTCTTTCTCCTGAAAAGTAATATCAGCGATATCCTTCAGGTAAACATCATCACCATCTTCAGACTTAACAACGAAATTATTCAATTCTGAAGGTTCTTCGATTTCACCAAGGATTCTGATGGTTCTTCGCTGTCCGCTGGTAACATAATTACCCGCACTCATGGTCATATTTCCGTTCGAAATAGCACTGGTAATATCATTGAAACTAACGGAGGACGCCATCATTTTATAGATATCCACAGCTACTTCAATTTCTTTATCCTGAGCTCCACGAATATCTACTTTCTTTATTTCAGGTAGATTTTCGATCTCATCCTGTAAGTATTCTCCAAACTCCTTCAGCTTCATTACCGGGTAATCTCCGGAAATATTAATATTCAGAATTGGAATTTCTTCTGAAAGACTCAATTCAAAAACATTGGGTTCTACTTTGGCACCATTAAAAGTTGGCCAGTCTTCACCTGAAGTTTCAGAATCTATTTCATCTTTGACCTTTTGCTTTGCAAGCTCCACAGCAATTCCCTCGTCAAATTCAATAACGATCATGGAATAATCTTCCTGTGAAGTTGAGGTAATTTCCACTACGTTACTTACCGTCTTCAACTTGTCTTCCAGAGGATTTGTAAGCAACTTCTCTATATCTTCCGCAGTATTCCCGGGATATATCGAGCTAACGTAGATCTTCGTTTCTTTTACTTCAGGAAAACTTTCCCGCGGCATGCTGAAATAAGCCGATATTCCGAAGAACAGAATAAGAGCCATCGCCACGTAAATGGTGGTTTTATTCTTTATTGCCCAGGACGAGAGCGCAAACTCCTTGTCCAGATTGTTTTTTTCTTTCGCCATAACTGCTTAGTAATTCATGATTTTGACGGTTTGTCCTTCTTTCACACTACGAGCACCATCCTCAATGATTAGGTCACCATCTTTCAGGCCTTCCAATACTTCAATAGAATCTCCCTGAGATTTTCCGGTCTTAACGATTACTCTCTTAGCCACCGCTTTTTCGCCTTCAACCTGATCTAAAACATATAGGTACTGTTCTCCATCAGCATTTTCAGAAAGAATGTTTTGTGGGACCAGAATTGCGTTTTCACTGGTGTAATCGTTGATCTTTACTCTTGCTGTAAGGTTTGGTTTTATCTCTTTCTCCTTATTTGGAACATCGATCTCTGCAGTAAAGGTTCGGTTGTTGGGATTAATGTAACTACCTACTTGCTTTACCTTAGTGTCCACAGTTTTGCCAAGTACCGGGAAGGTTACTTCTACCGGTTTTCCCTGGGTTACATTGGAGATATAATTTTCTGGTACATCAGTCTTGATATACATATCGTCAAGATTTACGATTCTGAGAATCTGTGTTTGACCAGGTGAAACGACATTTCCCTGCTCTGTGATGATCTCATCAATGGTTCCTGAAAAAGGTGCGCTTACAACAGATTTTGAAAGCTGACTCTTCATTTGCTTTACAGCGTTTACCTGTCCTTCATAATTGGATTTTGCCTGTAAATATTCAATTTCGCTACCAATTTGCTGCTCCCAGAGACGCTTCTGTCTTTCAAAAGTAGTCTTGGCCAGGTCCAGCTGAATTTCCATTTGTGCAAGTTGCTGACTCAATCCACCATCATCGATCTTCGCTAGAGTCTGTCCTTTTGAAACTTTCTGACCTTCTTCTACATAGATCTTCTGAAGAATTCCGCCCATTTCAGCGTTTAGAACGACATTTTTTCTTGTTTCCACGCTTCCCTGTAGTTCAAGGAAATGATCGAAATGTTCAGCTTCCACAGCAAAGGAAGTTACCAGAGGAATATTTCTCTCCGGGTTGATCTCCTTCAGCTTGGAATCAAGTTTTTTAATTTCAGTTTCCAGCTCAGACTGTTGAGCGGTAAGCTCATCTCTTTTCTTCTGAATAGTTTCTATGTCATTGCTTTCCAGAATTTCTTCCGTAGATTTTTCTGAACCACCACCACAGGCAGCTAGCAAAGTACTGAACGATAAAATATATACTAGTTTTCTCATTTTCTGAAGTTGTTTCTAATTATCTGATGTATAAGTACGGGTGTCTAACAGGTTTTCCAGTTCCACTTTAGCAGTGATCACCTGTAACATGGCTTGTAAATAGTTTTGCTGTGCAGTGTATAACTGTCGTTGCGCTTCACTAAGCTCGAAACTACTGGCGATCCCTTCGAAGAACTTGATCTGGTTCTTGTTTTCGATTCTTTCAGATAGTTCGAGGTTTTTAGTAGCATTCTTGTAATTATCAAGGCTAAACTGGTATTCACTTTTAGCACTGTTAATATCACTTTTTACCTGGCTTTCGGTTTGTTCCAGATCAAGCATTGCCTGCTCATACTCAAGTTTTCGCTGCTGAGTTTTGGCACTTCGCATCCCGCTGCTGAAAATTGGTATATTAAGACTCACTCCTAATATGGACTGTCCAAAATATTCCTGATTTCCATTTAAAAAAGTAAAGTCATTACTAAAGCCCTGGTAACCATAATTCACAAATGCGCTTAAGGTAGGGAGTGCTTTCGCCTGCTGAAGTTTTACCTGTATATCTGCGGCTTCTGCCGTATTCTTAGCGATACGATAATCGATATTTTCTTCTACCGGAATTGTCTCAGATAATAAGGAAAGATCGAAATATTTAAGCGCCAGTTCGTTTAGATCATCGGTGGCAACTACATTTTTCTCTACCGGGATTCCAAGGCTTATGTTTAGCATATCATAGGCGATATCCAGCATTCTTCGGCTTCTGGCGAGATCATTTTCAAGGTTAAGCTTGGTAATTTCCAATTGCTCCACATCTTCCTGTTCCGTTAGACCGTTTTCAAAGATCTTCTGGGTATCATTGAAGTTCTTCTCAACATTACCGAGATTTTTCTCAAAGATTTCAACACTTTCTTCCGCCAGTAAAACATTTCCGTAGGCATTGATAATACCTTTCTTGATCTCAAGATTTGTTTTGGTCTTGGCATTTTTGGAAATTTGAAGCAGCGTTTTTACAGATTGAATTCCTACTATATAAGAGCCATCGAAAATTAACTGATTCCAGGTTGCTGTAGCATTTACGCTTTGCTGAGTTCCAAACTGCACCGGTATAAATCCTTCCGGAGAATTTACAGGCACCTCGTTTCTATTCACATTATCGAAGTATTGTTCGACAATGTTCACGGTACTTTGAGTGTTGTCAAATGCACTTGCTGGAAGCAAGGTGACCGGTTGTTTCAGGAAGTTCTGGTAATCTATTCCAGCACTAATTTGCGGCAAACCCTGGGCGATAATCTCCCATTTTTGCTGAAGAGCGATCTCCACATCCTTTTGTGCTATTTGTGACTGGTAATTGTTTTCCAGTCCAAATTCTATCGCTTCCATAAGGGAAAACTGATAGGTCTGGATCGTATCCTGCTGCGAGAAACTTTGCAGGCTTAAGGCCAGCATAATTAAAATTGATATTCTACTTTTCATCTAACTCAATTAAATCTTCTAAAGTTTTTAATCCTTTTGCGGTACATATTGCACGCAGATGGTATTCCAGGAAATGGTCCATCAAAGCCGGCTGAGAATACTTTTCAGGAGCGAATAGATCTGTATCCTTAATTCCCATAAGCCCAACAAAATGTATACGGCTTATAAAATCCACGTTAATGTCCTTACGGTAATAACCACTTTCGATCCCGCGATTGAGGTTATCCTGCATGCAGGTTTCCAAAAGTTCATACTGCTTGTCCTTAAGACTCTCATAGACTTTCGGATAATATTTTTGAAGCTGAAAATGAGGAGAGGTCTTTTCTCCTTTCAAATTCTGCGCGATATAATGTTTGATCTCGTAATTTTCCTTGATCGGATTCTGATTTTTATCCTGAATTGCGCCAATCCCGCAACCCATTGTCTGGATCACCTGTAAACCTGCTGCTGCTACCAATTTGTTCTTGGTAGAAAAATGCGCGTAAATAGTTTTCTTAGAGATCCCGATACTTTCCGCAATGTCATCCATGGTTACACTTTTGAAACCATAGGATAGAAACATCTCTGCGGCACTATTTAAAATTTTCTCCCTCACTTCATGTAAATTTGGTGCAAAAGTAAGTCTAGGAAACTTTAGAAACAAAAAAAGTTTCTTCAGTTTACGTTTATTTAACATTCGCTTAAAATTTGAAATAGGCTCAATTATGGTATTTTAGCGCAAAAATTTCAATACATGCTTACCATTGCGGAATACCGAGAGGCCATCGTCGATTATCTTCATCAAAAGATACAGGTCAAGGAACCGGTAAATCTTTACGAACCAATGGTTTATATTTTAGAGCAGGGAGGTAAACGTTTAAGACCTGTCCTTGTTCTAATGGCAGCTGAAATTTTTGACTGCAACCATAAAAAAGCCCTAGATGCCGCCCTGGCAATAGAGGTTTTTCATAATTTTTCTCTTGTTCATGATGATATTATGGACGATGCGCCGATTCGAAG contains:
- a CDS encoding NAD-dependent epimerase/dehydratase family protein — protein: MAEKILIIGACGQIGTELTLKLREIHGNDQVVASDIREGVDELMQSGPFEILNATDEVHIRQIIETYNIKEVYLMAAMLSATAEKAPKKAWDLNMNSLFHILDFAKEGLIDKIFWPSSIAVFGPTTPKDNTPQITAMEPTTVYGISKQTGERWCEYYHQKFGVDVRSIRYPGIISYKTLPGGGTTDYAIEIFHEALKQNAYTSFLDKDAALPMMYMDDAIKATVEIMQAPSEAIKVRSSYNLAAISFTPEILAANISKHLPDFKISYDPDFRQAIAASWPSSIDDSSARQDWGWDHEFDLDKMTKTMLKGVGQTTEQTH
- a CDS encoding cold shock domain-containing protein, translated to MQGTVKFFNESKGYGFITNDDTKRDIFVHITGLNGETIQEGDRVEYEETEGKKGVNATDVRIVE
- a CDS encoding chloride channel protein codes for the protein MFLSAVIGFVAGLFAVMIKNLTHLIQSLLEGEFVANYHDAFYFIFPVLGLLIVYLIIKFVLRQKVGHGIPTTLYAISRKKGIMKRFQMYASLITAPITVGFGGSVGLEGPTVATGASLGSNISRIFLMNQASRTLLIGCAAAGAMSSIFKAPIAAIIFAVEVFSLDLTLASLLPLLIASVSAILTSYFFFGSQIILPFTLEDQFTISEVPYYLVLGVVAAAFSVYFSRIYFGTTKLLAKITSPFVRLIFAGLGLGVLIYFIPPLYGEGYNVINNLLQENYLEALGTNLFNAYLENIWVVIILLAGLVIFKIIASALTFSAGGVGGIFAPVMFMGSAMGHCFALVVNNLGIFRNEISVSNFTLVGMAGLMAGVLHAPLTAIFLIAELTHGYELFIPLMITAAISYLITTKFEPHSVYTMELARRGDLLTHDKDQTVLTLMNISRVVEKNFIALEIDMNLGNVIHDGVMKSSRNIFPVIDENRNFMGIILLDDIRSIMFNEKLYNEVKVQEIMQQAPEIIDIENDRMKEIMRKFQESNAWNLPVVREGKYIGFISKSKLLTAYRQKLIEVTV
- the aspS gene encoding aspartate--tRNA ligase — encoded protein: MYRSHTCGELNAEHIGNTVTLSGWVQKVRNKGFMIWVDLRDRYGLTQLIFDEERSSEELMQKAGNLAREFVIQVTGEVIEREAKNPNIPTGEIELLVQDFKILNTSKTPPFTIEDETDGGEDLRMKYRYLDIRRKPVQNKLMFRHQVGMKVRNYLSNAGFIEVETPYLIKSTPEGARDFVVPSRMNEGQFYALPQSPQTFKQLLMVGGMDKYFQIVKCFRDEDLRADRQPEFTQIDCEMAFVEQEDILNIFEGLTRHLLKEIRNVEVNEFPRMTYADAMRKYGNDKPDIRFGMEFAELDDVAKNKGFNVFDQQELVVGIAVPGAASFTRKEIDKLISWVKRPQIGATGLVWAKYNEDGSLKSSVDKFYSQEDLKAWAEASSAKPGDLILVMAGDVDKTRSQLSALRMHLGNEMGLRKSDEFAPLWVVDFPLLEWDEDTERFHAMHHPFTSPKKEDFALLETDPGKVRANAYDLVLNGNEIGGGSIRIHDKETQSQMFKYLGFTPEEAEEQFGFLMDAFQYGAPPHGGIAFGFDRLVAILGGQESIRDYIAFPKNNSGRDVMIDAPAKLDEQQLTDLHLQLKS
- a CDS encoding nicotinic acid mononucleotide adenyltransferase, with the protein product MLVAAVLATGTVAMAQDNDPKPAFEKQGELIKGTFYYEDGNIRQEGTYKDGRLHGEWISYNKDGEKTAIANYENGQKDGKWFFWTEDKLTEVDYKDSVIASVNSWKSESSLVSND
- a CDS encoding efflux RND transporter permease subunit → MAKEKNNLDKEFALSSWAIKNKTTIYVAMALILFFGISAYFSMPRESFPEVKETKIYVSSIYPGNTAEDIEKLLTNPLEDKLKTVSNVVEITSTSQEDYSMIVIEFDEGIAVELAKQKVKDEIDSETSGEDWPTFNGAKVEPNVFELSLSEEIPILNINISGDYPVMKLKEFGEYLQDEIENLPEIKKVDIRGAQDKEIEVAVDIYKMMASSVSFNDITSAISNGNMTMSAGNYVTSGQRRTIRILGEIEEPSELNNFVVKSEDGDDVYLKDIADITFQEKEKTTYAREFGEQVVMLDVKKRSGKNMVAAAEQIELIVEKAKAEVFPTNLNVSITNDQSSKTIGQVDDLVNNIIFGIILVVTVLMFFLGFKNALFVGFAIPMSMFMSLMILNQLGYTMNTMILFGLIMGLGMLVDNGIVVVENVYRLMDEEGMSRVDAAKEGIGEIAFPIIISTATTVAAFIPLGLWPGLMGQFMIYFPITLSVVLGSSLVVAIFFNSVLVSQFMKTEDKNMPLKTIIRVSLIIAGIGLLIFLFGGEYAALGSLMIFTAIMVWIYRLFLRRMANKFQKSSLVKLENWYERRLTASFKNKRPYWIVGATFLMLIVAFVGFGASLGSQRTKVEFFPDNKPNQIIVYIEYPEGTDIEKTNAITKEIEERVYKVLNSDEYMDDGYNFMVESAVSQVGEGAGNPQTDGGSAAEMPHKGKITASMREYKYRRGKDSEVLRQKVQESLDGVYPGVLISVEKDQNGPPAGPPINIELEGEDYDQLIATAEQMREYINTKNIPAIDELKIDVNKDKPSMVVEVDREKAGELGVSAGQVGQQLRNSIFGTKAGVYKEGGEDYDIYVRFDEDSRYDNSALFNQTITFRNNKGQLREIPVSAVTTKSNKSGFSAIKHRDTRRVVTIYSVLSPGYTDAGAAVAQIQNEMRNFDGVPDEIKVDYTGQIEEQNKQQAFLVGAFFSGLGLIFLILIFQFNSISKPLIIMIAIFLSFIGVFGGIVISGSAFVIMMTMMGIISLAGIVVNNGVVLLDYAQLLIDRKKLRLGIPESEYLPQDELLKTIIRSGKARLRPVLLTAITTILGLIPLAIGLNLDFFSLFSEFDANIYFGGDNVIFWGPLAWTVIYGLIVATFLTLIIVPLLFYIAIRIKMWVHSKRTSSEEVENSNRIETTN